In Leptospira koniambonensis, the following proteins share a genomic window:
- a CDS encoding LIC_20245 family lipoprotein, whose amino-acid sequence MTRVRTLLISVVFIVFFIFLLVVLFWTDDESSSSKNKQSEAEALASIFGGGSGTNSGNSSYGKTGADPSLFDSNSDFYKAGKAEYREPEAGEPSSENKPGAPAADSNNPVNPQTGKPYTNEEMERFAQLKEKFPNNSLLPSRMTPAEKEQRKVFEQKVSEATRAILSRSASKDQTVTYYDYMEKQSKDRLEIVKYLVDLQKGSGDPEQEKKLETIQQTMIQQLEQVQKDKQRAYEQAGL is encoded by the coding sequence GTGACTAGAGTTCGAACATTATTAATTTCAGTAGTTTTTATAGTTTTTTTCATCTTCTTGCTCGTGGTCCTATTTTGGACCGACGACGAAAGTTCCTCCTCCAAAAATAAACAAAGCGAGGCAGAAGCACTCGCTAGTATTTTCGGTGGTGGATCAGGGACCAATTCGGGAAATTCTTCTTACGGAAAAACAGGCGCAGATCCTTCTCTTTTCGATTCCAATTCGGATTTTTATAAGGCCGGAAAAGCGGAATACCGTGAACCAGAAGCGGGAGAACCTTCTTCCGAAAATAAACCTGGAGCGCCTGCAGCAGATTCGAATAACCCAGTAAATCCCCAAACTGGAAAACCATATACAAACGAAGAGATGGAAAGATTCGCACAACTAAAAGAAAAGTTTCCGAATAACTCACTTCTTCCTAGCCGTATGACTCCTGCGGAAAAAGAACAAAGAAAAGTTTTTGAACAAAAGGTATCTGAGGCGACTCGAGCAATTTTAAGCCGATCTGCATCCAAGGACCAAACAGTAACATATTACGATTATATGGAGAAACAATCCAAGGACAGATTGGAGATCGTAAAATACTTGGTAGATCTCCAAAAAGGATCCGGGGATCCAGAACAAGAGAAGAAGTTAGAAACTATCCAACAAACTATGATACAACAATTGGAACAAGTGCAAAAGGATAAACAAAGAGCTTACGAACAAGCCGGATTATAA
- a CDS encoding alpha/beta hydrolase, producing MTTKTKFNSGDSFCTSWLTLPTGKKPFPVIILVHGGGATHDMMLEQYEREFSNEGYAVLSFDFRHLGESGGNPRQYLNISRYLEDIDSAIKFVKEIPELDPTRIALWGTSLGSSHVVASAAKHPELKAAIIQCPVLQGRAPALKSGLTNLLRLTFPILSDTFRSFFQLERRYVPIVGLPGEKAFVTVAGALEGWRSVMPEGYKFDNRITAGSAIGMLFYDAYKYAKRVKCPLLVCVSDKETLMDPKIAVRCANEAPLGKAIHYPADHFDVYHSPLFEKLIRDQIEFLDQHMK from the coding sequence ATGACAACAAAAACTAAATTCAATTCGGGAGATAGCTTTTGTACCTCCTGGCTCACTCTTCCTACTGGAAAAAAACCTTTTCCGGTGATCATCTTAGTTCATGGCGGAGGAGCTACCCATGATATGATGTTGGAACAATATGAAAGGGAATTTTCCAATGAAGGATATGCAGTCCTTTCATTCGATTTTAGGCATTTAGGAGAATCCGGAGGAAATCCAAGACAGTATCTAAACATTTCTCGGTATTTAGAAGATATAGATTCCGCGATCAAATTCGTGAAAGAAATTCCGGAACTAGATCCAACCAGGATCGCGTTATGGGGAACCTCCTTGGGCTCGAGTCATGTAGTTGCTTCTGCGGCAAAACATCCTGAATTAAAGGCTGCAATCATACAATGTCCTGTCTTACAAGGGAGGGCACCTGCTCTTAAATCAGGACTTACAAATCTACTTCGTTTGACTTTTCCTATTTTATCAGACACTTTCCGCTCCTTCTTCCAATTAGAAAGAAGGTATGTTCCAATTGTAGGGCTTCCGGGAGAAAAAGCATTCGTCACCGTTGCTGGTGCCTTAGAAGGATGGAGATCCGTAATGCCGGAAGGATACAAATTTGATAATAGGATCACAGCTGGATCAGCAATCGGGATGTTATTTTATGATGCTTACAAATATGCAAAAAGAGTAAAATGCCCTTTACTTGTATGTGTGAGTGATAAGGAAACTTTAATGGACCCTAAAATTGCAGTCCGATGTGCAAATGAAGCACCTTTAGGTAAGGCAATACATTACCCGGCTGATCATTTCGATGTATATCATTCTCCTTTATTCGAAAAACTCATACGTGATCAGATCGAATTCTTGGACCAGCATATGAAATAA
- a CDS encoding TetR/AcrR family transcriptional regulator: MPRPSKFTREQLQAAALEIVDQEGLGALSMRTLASSLGTGAMTIYNYVSDRMELEALLVEAVMSKASWDRSEKSDWKEEVKEIALAFWRAARLHPNVIPLILTRRSFSPSFLDPTEALLKALAKSGRRGEEMLIAFRTISGFSMGIAQAELAGPLANQGESKEETISRFQSLSNDKYPSLIEIAKASLSSSPEKEFLTGLNIILKGLNSD; encoded by the coding sequence ATGCCCAGACCTTCTAAATTTACTAGAGAACAATTGCAAGCCGCGGCCTTGGAAATCGTAGATCAGGAGGGGTTAGGGGCTTTATCCATGAGGACTTTGGCTTCTTCTCTTGGAACGGGGGCGATGACGATCTATAATTATGTTTCAGACAGGATGGAATTAGAGGCACTTCTTGTAGAAGCTGTAATGTCAAAGGCCTCTTGGGATAGGTCCGAAAAGTCTGATTGGAAGGAAGAAGTAAAAGAAATCGCTTTGGCCTTTTGGAGAGCAGCTCGGTTACATCCGAACGTAATTCCTCTGATCCTAACTCGCAGAAGTTTCTCTCCTTCTTTTTTAGATCCGACAGAAGCTCTTTTAAAAGCATTGGCTAAGAGCGGAAGAAGGGGAGAAGAAATGCTGATTGCCTTTAGGACTATCTCTGGATTCTCAATGGGGATTGCACAAGCAGAACTTGCCGGACCTTTAGCTAACCAAGGGGAAAGTAAGGAAGAAACAATCTCGCGTTTTCAAAGTTTATCAAATGATAAATATCCAAGTTTAATCGAGATTGCAAAAGCCTCTCTGTCTAGTAGTCCTGAAAAAGAGTTTCTTACTGGTTTGAATATAATTTTGAAAGGTTTGAACTCTGATTAG
- the nadE gene encoding NAD(+) synthase: protein MSVYRCTAVSLKTTALDFKGNREKILAAIQANENSSLILFPELCISGYGCEDTFYFPWVWEQSWKSLLEIAKVTSGKTVIVGLPFFQSPYLFNVTAVLQNGKILGLVPKQNLAQTGVHYENRWFTKGEESRNYAITPDGSELPFGSLLFESADFNFGIEICEDSWVQVRPGQYLVEAGADLILSPGASHFALGKQDVRKKMFSESSRNSSTAILYANLDGNESGRLIFEGGCMGIVDGNVKQEGPKLHFTDFESTHLDLDSTELRSNRARNFRSSGTREFRSRGKGLQRIEILPLKTQKNLNNSVQVSKSDLFQEFTRAASLGLFDYLIKSKTNGYTLSLSGGADSAACALLVKAGILFSQKELGPKYFESLGLDPKNLLFTLFQGTENNSEQTKNSAKQLSEELGFTHAEITVDSEVKSMLEKISSVKGLIPNWKDHNLALQNIQARVRSPLIWLLANLNGHLLLSTGNRSEASVGYTTMDGDSSGSVAPLTGVSKEFILSWLLNVYEGKDIILPKINALEGIVHSKPTAELKPLSEKQEDEKDLMPYPLLQKLERNFVYLGKSPDNLLESQEWSDAKEAEEGKKKFLKLFSASQWKRERLPPSFHLDEYGLDPKSSFRFPILSEISF from the coding sequence ATGTCCGTCTACCGTTGTACAGCAGTAAGTTTAAAAACGACCGCCTTAGATTTTAAGGGAAATCGAGAGAAGATCCTGGCTGCAATCCAGGCCAACGAAAATTCTTCTCTCATACTTTTTCCAGAACTCTGCATTTCCGGTTACGGTTGTGAGGACACTTTTTATTTTCCTTGGGTTTGGGAACAATCTTGGAAAAGTCTTTTAGAGATCGCAAAAGTTACATCCGGCAAAACAGTCATTGTTGGACTTCCATTCTTCCAAAGCCCTTATCTATTTAATGTGACTGCTGTTTTGCAGAACGGCAAAATACTTGGACTCGTCCCAAAACAAAACCTGGCACAAACAGGAGTACATTACGAAAACAGATGGTTCACAAAAGGAGAAGAATCCAGAAATTACGCGATCACTCCCGATGGATCAGAACTTCCTTTTGGCTCCTTACTTTTTGAAAGTGCAGATTTTAATTTTGGAATAGAGATCTGCGAGGACTCCTGGGTCCAAGTTCGACCAGGTCAATATTTGGTAGAAGCAGGAGCAGATCTTATTCTTTCTCCAGGTGCTTCTCATTTTGCTTTGGGAAAACAAGATGTTCGTAAAAAAATGTTCTCTGAGTCTTCACGAAATTCTTCTACCGCAATCCTATATGCAAATTTAGATGGAAATGAGTCTGGCCGTTTGATCTTCGAAGGCGGATGTATGGGGATCGTAGACGGAAACGTAAAACAGGAAGGTCCCAAACTTCATTTTACTGATTTTGAAAGTACTCATTTGGATCTGGATTCAACAGAACTCAGATCCAATCGCGCAAGAAACTTTAGATCTTCAGGCACAAGAGAATTTAGATCTAGAGGGAAAGGTCTGCAAAGAATAGAGATACTTCCTCTAAAAACCCAAAAGAATTTAAATAATTCAGTCCAAGTCTCTAAATCAGATCTATTCCAAGAATTTACCAGAGCAGCTTCTCTCGGCTTATTCGATTATCTGATCAAATCCAAAACGAACGGTTATACTTTATCACTTTCCGGTGGAGCTGATAGTGCTGCATGTGCACTTCTCGTAAAAGCAGGAATTCTATTCTCCCAAAAAGAATTGGGACCTAAATATTTTGAATCCTTAGGTCTAGATCCTAAAAATCTGTTATTCACACTTTTCCAAGGAACTGAAAACAATTCAGAACAAACCAAAAATTCTGCAAAACAACTTTCAGAAGAATTAGGTTTTACTCATGCAGAGATCACTGTGGATTCAGAAGTAAAATCCATGCTGGAAAAAATTTCTTCAGTGAAAGGTCTTATTCCAAACTGGAAAGACCATAATCTTGCACTCCAAAATATTCAAGCCAGGGTTAGATCTCCTCTTATCTGGTTACTTGCAAACCTGAATGGACATCTTCTTCTTTCTACAGGGAACAGAAGTGAGGCAAGTGTAGGGTATACTACAATGGACGGGGACTCTTCGGGTTCTGTTGCTCCACTCACAGGTGTGAGTAAGGAATTTATACTTTCTTGGCTATTGAATGTGTATGAAGGAAAAGATATTATTCTTCCTAAAATAAATGCGCTCGAAGGAATTGTCCATTCCAAACCTACAGCTGAACTTAAACCACTTTCTGAAAAACAAGAAGATGAGAAAGATTTAATGCCTTATCCTCTTCTCCAAAAATTAGAAAGAAATTTTGTGTATTTAGGTAAATCTCCTGATAATCTTTTAGAGTCCCAGGAATGGTCTGATGCAAAAGAAGCAGAAGAAGGCAAAAAGAAATTTTTAAAATTGTTCTCCGCAAGCCAATGGAAAAGAGAAAGGCTTCCGCCTTCTTTTCATTTGGATGAATACGGCCTGGATCCTAAATCCAGTTTCCGTTTTCCGATCTTGAGCGAGATTTCGTTTTAG
- a CDS encoding 3-deoxy-D-manno-octulosonic acid transferase, which produces MLITYRILTILLWPWVFVFSLLIPGAKNFLKTRNEDKRRILSYPFAPKAQKVVWLHAASVGELDQCKALALVYKKKEPETFILQSVFSDSVRDSSLEAFPADLKFRLPLDFPWSYDFILDKFSPQVLVCMAWDRWPNLLLAAKRRRIQTVLASAVITVPKGLLKKKFYKAAFSLFDKILTSHSSGEEKFKELLGEKKFIKTLGDSRFDSVIQKIETSQREFKRPNNYPFSQVFLLASTYEPCEKLLLPLLQEPSLENTAFWIFPHKTDPARITQLESEIKSVTNDYTLYSRTEFDSISSRVILFDVLGILAHAYRAADFAYIGGALHNRVHNVLEPAYFGLPLLSGPRITHAPEAIELNHRGGLFIIRTKEEVLEILQLSSERKEAIRFSNRQFVETGRGAAERIYEEIRD; this is translated from the coding sequence ATGCTAATAACGTATCGGATTTTGACGATCCTTCTTTGGCCCTGGGTTTTCGTTTTCTCACTGCTCATTCCTGGGGCAAAAAATTTTCTCAAAACCAGAAACGAAGATAAGCGCAGAATACTCTCCTACCCTTTTGCACCTAAAGCACAAAAAGTAGTATGGTTGCATGCTGCATCCGTTGGGGAACTGGACCAATGTAAGGCACTCGCATTAGTATATAAGAAGAAGGAGCCGGAAACTTTTATTCTCCAAAGTGTATTCTCAGACTCAGTCAGAGATTCTAGCCTCGAGGCATTTCCAGCTGATCTGAAATTTCGTCTTCCTTTAGATTTTCCTTGGAGTTATGATTTTATCTTAGATAAATTTTCTCCCCAAGTTTTAGTTTGTATGGCCTGGGATCGTTGGCCTAATTTACTTTTAGCAGCCAAAAGAAGAAGGATCCAAACCGTCCTCGCTTCTGCAGTTATCACTGTCCCAAAAGGATTGTTAAAGAAGAAGTTTTACAAAGCAGCATTTTCATTATTCGATAAAATTCTAACCTCTCATTCTTCAGGAGAAGAGAAGTTTAAAGAATTACTCGGAGAGAAAAAATTCATCAAGACTCTAGGAGATTCCAGATTTGATTCTGTGATCCAAAAAATAGAAACAAGCCAAAGAGAATTTAAAAGACCAAACAATTATCCATTCTCCCAGGTGTTTCTACTCGCTTCTACTTACGAACCTTGTGAAAAATTACTTCTTCCTCTTCTGCAAGAACCTTCTCTCGAAAATACTGCATTCTGGATCTTCCCCCATAAAACAGATCCTGCTAGGATCACTCAGTTAGAATCTGAGATTAAATCAGTCACGAACGATTATACTTTATATTCTCGAACTGAGTTTGATTCCATTTCATCAAGAGTGATATTATTTGATGTGCTTGGGATTTTGGCACATGCATATAGAGCGGCTGATTTTGCATACATAGGCGGAGCGCTACATAATAGAGTGCATAATGTTTTGGAGCCTGCTTACTTCGGACTTCCACTTCTGAGCGGCCCAAGGATTACACATGCTCCAGAAGCAATCGAACTAAATCATAGAGGCGGACTATTCATTATCCGCACAAAAGAAGAAGTTTTAGAAATATTGCAATTAAGCTCCGAAAGAAAAGAGGCCATCCGTTTTTCCAATCGCCAATTTGTGGAAACAGGCAGAGGAGCAGCAGAAAGGATTTACGAAGAGATAAGAGATTAG
- a CDS encoding HAD family hydrolase, translated as MRSPLFVFDLMDTLIQDPFHLALKELLPREHWEDFKNGREKQAFLDFEMGRIEEEDFFQRFYLDSHKDKGLPHPKDLKEKMFSKINPIPETLEIVKSLRSKGFAVVLASNYSIWYKEVMKFPEIGELLHSLDALYFSCEMGVRKPAQEYYQWIETDFPGKDYVFVDDNPTNVEVAGYMNWNAFKFNPKKPGELKEFLTEQYPNCL; from the coding sequence ATGAGATCTCCTCTTTTTGTATTCGACCTAATGGATACCCTGATCCAGGACCCATTCCATCTGGCCTTAAAAGAACTTTTGCCCAGAGAACATTGGGAAGATTTTAAGAACGGCCGGGAAAAGCAAGCCTTCTTAGATTTCGAAATGGGAAGAATCGAAGAAGAGGATTTTTTCCAGAGATTTTATTTGGATTCTCATAAGGATAAAGGACTTCCTCATCCAAAAGATCTAAAGGAAAAGATGTTTTCCAAGATTAATCCTATTCCCGAAACTTTAGAGATCGTAAAAAGTTTAAGATCCAAAGGTTTTGCAGTCGTTCTCGCGAGCAACTATTCGATCTGGTACAAAGAGGTTATGAAATTTCCAGAGATAGGAGAACTTCTACATTCTTTGGATGCTTTGTATTTTTCCTGCGAGATGGGTGTTCGAAAACCTGCGCAAGAATATTACCAATGGATAGAGACTGATTTTCCTGGGAAAGATTATGTGTTCGTAGATGATAACCCAACCAATGTGGAAGTCGCGGGTTATATGAATTGGAATGCTTTTAAGTTTAATCCTAAAAAACCGGGAGAACTGAAGGAATTCCTTACAGAGCAGTACCCCAATTGTCTTTGA
- a CDS encoding flagellar filament outer layer protein FlaA — MIRTILFCFCLSLWILPKPTWAPPVKRDQDEASRVLQLEKVLVDWKHYNLFLVDSFEGERPWEVYRGVSFLNRIDYVSQVPDSQAFLKERELYKASPKEEYRSMMVQTFFENPKHEHLEIRPKEPIRLPIGIPTRVFFWAYSNNHNVVLELVFRQKKSKEIVLELGDLKFDGWKRIETQIAVPAKNIRLNQSLRFPLELISIRIKPNPFQPKGEFYFYMDRLGILIDSREESYPGAEVKDNWGTAL; from the coding sequence GTGATCCGGACCATTCTATTCTGTTTTTGCCTAAGTTTATGGATACTTCCTAAACCGACCTGGGCACCTCCGGTCAAAAGAGACCAAGACGAGGCAAGCAGAGTCCTTCAATTAGAAAAAGTACTAGTCGATTGGAAGCATTACAATCTTTTTCTAGTAGATTCATTCGAAGGAGAAAGACCCTGGGAAGTGTATAGAGGAGTTTCCTTCTTAAATAGGATAGACTATGTTTCTCAAGTTCCAGACTCACAAGCTTTCCTAAAAGAAAGAGAATTATATAAAGCATCTCCTAAAGAAGAATACAGGTCCATGATGGTCCAAACATTCTTCGAAAATCCTAAACATGAACATCTAGAGATCAGACCTAAGGAGCCTATACGACTTCCGATTGGAATTCCAACAAGAGTGTTTTTCTGGGCTTATTCCAATAATCATAACGTGGTTTTAGAATTAGTATTTCGCCAGAAAAAATCTAAAGAGATCGTCCTAGAACTTGGAGACCTAAAGTTTGATGGTTGGAAAAGAATAGAGACCCAAATTGCTGTGCCTGCAAAAAATATCAGGCTAAACCAATCTCTTAGATTTCCTTTGGAGTTAATTTCTATCCGGATCAAACCGAATCCTTTCCAGCCAAAAGGTGAATTTTATTTTTATATGGACCGCTTGGGAATACTGATCGATAGCAGAGAAGAATCTTATCCCGGAGCTGAGGTCAAAGACAATTGGGGTACTGCTCTGTAA
- a CDS encoding YggS family pyridoxal phosphate-dependent enzyme, which produces MGVSENYRSIVKELESLKPVGTPTLIAVSKYQPKEKVQEAISGGVIHFGENRVQEGIEKFSSLGKPEKDFILHHIGPVQSSHIRKYAGLYSFVHGVGSQKVLEELKRRMDQDRWKIRYFLQVNLTHEDSKSGFSKEEVLELLRKKETLSSEFCILEGFMTMGPSSGDPEETRKVFREIAGLRKEFFPQGKLSMGMSGDYRIALEEGSDYLRIGTAIFGERT; this is translated from the coding sequence GTGGGTGTCTCTGAAAATTATAGATCTATAGTAAAAGAACTGGAGTCCCTAAAACCTGTGGGAACTCCAACACTCATCGCAGTTTCCAAATACCAGCCCAAAGAGAAAGTCCAAGAAGCAATCTCTGGTGGCGTGATCCATTTCGGAGAAAATAGAGTCCAAGAAGGGATAGAAAAATTTTCTTCCTTGGGAAAACCCGAAAAAGATTTTATACTACATCATATAGGTCCTGTTCAATCTTCTCATATCAGAAAGTATGCAGGTCTATATTCTTTTGTACATGGAGTAGGTTCGCAAAAAGTCCTAGAAGAATTGAAAAGAAGAATGGACCAAGATCGTTGGAAGATTCGTTACTTCCTACAAGTCAATCTAACTCATGAAGATTCAAAATCAGGATTTTCGAAAGAAGAAGTTTTGGAACTTCTTCGTAAAAAAGAAACTCTCAGCTCAGAGTTTTGTATATTAGAAGGATTTATGACGATGGGCCCAAGCTCAGGAGATCCGGAAGAAACACGTAAAGTGTTTAGAGAGATTGCCGGACTTCGAAAAGAATTTTTTCCCCAAGGAAAATTATCCATGGGAATGTCAGGCGATTACAGGATTGCATTGGAAGAAGGTAGCGATTATCTTAGGATTGGGACCGCAATATTCGGAGAAAGAACATGA
- the proC gene encoding pyrroline-5-carboxylate reductase: MKYNKIGIVGCGNMGGAIFRSLLSRKIDVIGFDPYLDPKKSEGMVLESDWSNFQKKADLLIIAVKPAEVSKTLRSLEAPKAILSVAAGIDTKVLSSSAPAGSKVVRIMPNLPILVGKGALGYYGDKELYESLKEIFSPISYCLELSKEELVDAVTGLSGSGPAYVLRFIQSLAEGGVASGLTYSQALELSIQTVIGGAELLAKELEKNPDTHPEVLKNKVTSPGGTTIAGLEELEKNKFPFAIISAVKRATERSKELGN, encoded by the coding sequence ATGAAATATAATAAGATAGGTATCGTAGGCTGCGGAAATATGGGAGGAGCGATATTTCGTTCTCTTCTCTCTAGAAAAATAGATGTGATCGGATTCGATCCTTATCTTGATCCTAAAAAATCCGAAGGAATGGTTTTAGAATCTGATTGGTCTAATTTTCAAAAGAAAGCAGACCTTCTAATCATAGCAGTAAAGCCTGCAGAGGTTTCTAAAACTCTTAGATCCTTAGAGGCTCCTAAAGCAATTCTATCTGTTGCAGCAGGTATTGATACAAAGGTACTTTCTTCTTCTGCTCCTGCTGGATCTAAAGTGGTCCGTATTATGCCAAATCTTCCTATTCTTGTAGGAAAGGGAGCTTTGGGCTACTACGGAGATAAGGAATTATATGAAAGCCTGAAAGAAATATTCTCACCCATCTCTTATTGTTTGGAACTTTCTAAAGAAGAGTTAGTGGATGCAGTGACTGGACTTTCCGGGTCGGGACCAGCATACGTACTTAGGTTTATACAAAGTTTGGCAGAAGGTGGAGTTGCCTCTGGTTTGACATACTCCCAAGCATTGGAACTCTCCATACAAACTGTGATAGGCGGCGCTGAATTACTTGCAAAAGAATTGGAAAAGAATCCTGATACTCATCCGGAAGTTTTGAAAAACAAAGTAACTTCTCCAGGCGGAACAACTATCGCAGGTTTAGAAGAATTGGAAAAGAATAAGTTCCCGTTTGCTATTATCTCTGCAGTGAAAAGAGCAACTGAACGTTCTAAAGAGCTTGGAAACTAA
- a CDS encoding sensor domain-containing diguanylate cyclase, protein MIGKDNDPLMIEYYEKKIYDQKQLLEISKALNSTLDYKYLIDAILNICLAQLQTLSAAIFLAPEADSNYFELEPSFKGFDLAEDDAGFKIKTDAPLVTFLETKLKAMTPDQVEESMGLSPELEFLRRIGGDLIIPLNAKGKVNGLLLLGEKITMGEWMEEDRDFLTTLSTLAGIAVENSRLYELATVDMMTGLKVHHYFQTKLKEEMERCRKKRTNLALLFTDVDNFKKFNDTHGHQAGDQVLIEVAARLIQCAGKHDIAARYGGEEFCLVMPGADLKRGFEMGERLRKAVETASIPNPNGGPDFQVTLSIGVSEFWTSDRNNKDLIERADKALYEAKHSGKNKTISFQIPVQN, encoded by the coding sequence TTGATCGGAAAAGACAATGACCCATTGATGATCGAATATTATGAGAAGAAGATCTATGATCAGAAACAACTTCTCGAGATCAGTAAGGCTCTTAATTCCACACTGGATTATAAGTATCTAATTGATGCTATTTTAAATATTTGTTTAGCTCAATTGCAAACTTTGAGCGCGGCTATCTTTTTAGCTCCAGAAGCTGACTCCAATTATTTTGAATTGGAACCTAGCTTTAAAGGATTCGATCTTGCAGAAGATGATGCGGGATTTAAGATCAAAACAGATGCACCTCTAGTTACTTTTTTAGAAACCAAACTTAAGGCAATGACTCCTGATCAAGTAGAAGAGTCCATGGGCTTAAGTCCAGAACTGGAATTTTTAAGAAGGATAGGCGGAGACCTAATCATTCCTTTGAATGCAAAAGGAAAAGTGAACGGACTTCTTCTCTTGGGTGAAAAGATCACCATGGGAGAATGGATGGAAGAGGACAGAGACTTCCTCACAACTCTTTCCACTCTTGCAGGAATTGCAGTAGAGAACTCTAGACTGTACGAACTTGCTACTGTAGATATGATGACCGGTTTGAAAGTACATCATTACTTCCAGACTAAACTCAAAGAAGAGATGGAACGTTGTCGTAAAAAAAGAACGAATCTTGCTCTTTTATTTACCGATGTGGACAATTTCAAAAAGTTCAATGATACTCATGGCCACCAAGCAGGGGACCAAGTCTTGATCGAAGTTGCTGCAAGGCTCATCCAATGTGCGGGCAAACATGATATCGCCGCCAGATATGGTGGAGAGGAATTCTGTTTGGTCATGCCTGGAGCAGACTTAAAACGAGGCTTTGAAATGGGAGAACGTTTGAGAAAAGCGGTAGAAACTGCTTCTATCCCGAATCCGAACGGAGGCCCCGATTTCCAAGTGACTCTTTCTATAGGAGTTTCTGAGTTTTGGACAAGCGACCGAAACAATAAGGATCTGATAGAAAGGGCGGATAAGGCGCTTTACGAGGCAAAACACTCGGGTAAAAATAAGACCATTTCCTTCCAAATCCCGGTCCAGAACTAG
- a CDS encoding retropepsin-like aspartic protease: MLFLPNRTFKKQTILARIILGIFFFYVAGCTTFDFRNLFSGYIRYEKDAGGIWIRLPLKEVDHLPVIYLSLDKDREPLRFLIDTGAFVSFLSEDHVPENSPKRVLSASFPGGSVQSVRRTIRNDLFIGGIRPFESVEFYSHEFPKELRVDGILGMNAFLGSVVVLDLPDKISLWRSSTSSPAPGFLEENLFPMYLKSGQPSAVLLRPPGTRKESWILDTGAEYSVLDWDTIKSDHPTEYVEGKEATVFNFGGGRLKAKIRTLRPFCPVFVKNDSEGIGFCTPELEVFPGGIPPDALHSDYRRGIVGILGRNWMENYRILLDTKRSLIGIVGKESVPGNE; encoded by the coding sequence ATGCTTTTTCTTCCAAATCGTACATTCAAAAAACAGACTATTCTTGCAAGGATCATCCTTGGGATATTCTTCTTTTATGTAGCAGGATGTACTACTTTTGATTTTCGGAATTTATTCTCTGGTTATATTCGTTACGAAAAAGATGCAGGTGGTATCTGGATCAGACTTCCTTTAAAAGAAGTGGACCATCTTCCTGTAATTTATCTCTCTTTGGACAAAGACAGGGAACCTCTTAGATTCCTGATCGATACCGGAGCATTTGTTTCCTTTCTTTCAGAAGATCATGTTCCTGAAAATTCACCTAAAAGAGTTTTAAGTGCTAGCTTCCCTGGAGGTTCCGTCCAATCCGTAAGGAGAACAATCAGAAATGATCTGTTCATCGGAGGAATTCGTCCATTCGAGTCTGTGGAATTTTATTCTCATGAATTCCCTAAAGAATTAAGGGTGGATGGAATTTTAGGAATGAATGCTTTCTTAGGTTCAGTTGTTGTTCTTGATTTGCCGGATAAAATATCTCTTTGGAGATCTTCTACCTCTAGTCCCGCTCCTGGTTTTTTGGAAGAAAATTTATTTCCTATGTATTTGAAGTCTGGACAACCTTCTGCGGTACTTCTTCGTCCACCCGGAACCAGAAAAGAATCTTGGATCTTGGACACAGGAGCAGAATACAGCGTTCTAGACTGGGACACAATCAAGTCGGATCATCCCACAGAATATGTAGAAGGAAAAGAGGCCACAGTATTCAATTTTGGCGGAGGCAGACTGAAGGCAAAGATCAGGACTCTTCGGCCTTTTTGTCCTGTTTTTGTGAAAAACGATTCTGAGGGGATAGGTTTCTGCACTCCTGAATTGGAGGTCTTTCCTGGAGGAATTCCCCCTGACGCTTTGCATTCGGACTATAGACGAGGGATCGTCGGGATCTTGGGCCGGAATTGGATGGAAAACTATCGAATTCTTTTGGACACAAAAAGGAGTCTTATTGGTATAGTAGGAAAGGAATCGGTCCCAGGAAATGAATAA